The sequence below is a genomic window from Neodiprion pinetum isolate iyNeoPine1 chromosome 7, iyNeoPine1.2, whole genome shotgun sequence.
atctgtaataaTCCCGATTTggaattttccttttctttaaATCTCATCGAATTTTCAGGACGCCAAATCTCCTGACTCAAGATTCGATGAGAATTCGGACTCTCACGGACAGGATTCAGCGTTTTTCGAGGCACAATCGGGTTTGGAAGACgaagaaatttccgaaaaaGCCCGAAGACCAGGTCTAGTAGATCCCGAAGTCGCTGATCAACTGGAAGGAAACGGATGGCTGGACGTAATTCCTGGGACGCCTGGCAAGGACTATCCAAACTACGATGGAATTCCCGAAACCTCGTTCACGTGCCGAGGCAAAACACCCGGAGGCTATTACGCCGATATTGAAGCACGCTGTCAGGTACGAGGAGATTAATTTGAGAACGGACGAGACGTGAAGTTGGGTGAAAACGTGTGTCGTAAGCGAAGAGCGAGAGCgcagaaatttcaaaagtgtAACTAAAGGTGTCTCATCGTTAGTTAAGTTAGAgcaggtgaaaaaattcgtccCACCTGATTCAGAGAACGTGTTGAAGCGATTCTCGTAATTTATAGATGACGAGAAGCTTGTATTATGgctcagaaaaaaatatgtttcttgtgaagatgaaaaaatcttGATTTTTAATCAACCGATTTGGGGAGAATCGATTTACGAATACAAcgagttatttttcattgaaaccAGACGAGCAATTGCATGAAAAGTTCGGTTCAAAAATTGTGAGTaagatgcaattttttttacgtcgtAGATATGCTGTGTAATAAAGTTAACTTATTGTTAAGATTCTATTCGGggttgaaacatttttttttttcttttaaactgCAAGGAAGTTTTAGATCAAACTTAATAAGAAATCAGCTTcgaagagattttttttaaacattattgACTATTTTGTcaagttttcatttcaaaaccTTTTTTCACCTGACTGTACATGTCCCGTAAATCTTTAATTACAGACACAGAAATAATACTGAACTGAAAACGGAACTGatgtattgaaaaatgattgtaaaattcCACAgcagtgaaaaatttgtacaaaaattcatcataATATCGTATCAAAAAATTCTGAGCTTCTTAAAGGGCCCgatttctgttttttattgCATATTTGTAAGATTACCTCAAATCTTAGTTGGaagctatttttaaatttttagtctTCTAATTTTCCAGTGTTTTATCCCCAATACTAGACTACCAAATAATGATTTTACActgaaatgaatatttcatgaaaagaaaaaaacattgcaATAAAAATCTATCTTTTGTAATCGtcttaaaaaaatgtcgagtATCATTTCGTTTTATCAAATATCTTGTGAAATTATCTCCCAGCTAATTTTATCCTGAATCGAGTGTttgacgaaaagaaaaaacatcaCAACGAAAGTTGAACATTATATCCATCAATTCCGATGACAAAGATTTcgacgaacaaaaaaattagtcTCGAAAAACCGTATCCTTGATAAATTTCAGTCCAAACACCGTAAATCACtggaattaaattttcgcgcAGGTTTTCCACGTCTGCAACACCGACGGTCAAAAAAGTTCCTTCATCTGCCCAAGCGGCAGTATATTCAACCAGAAATATTTCGTCTGCGATTGGTGGTACGACTTTGAATGCGACGACGCAACGGATCTTTATTCGCTGAACGAGAAGGTGAACCGAGGAGGTACAGGATCGGGTCCTGGAGGACCAGGCAGGACATCGGAGGAGGTCATCGAACCGCTGAACCTGCAGGAGGGAAATTTCGTTGCCGATGGTTTCGATCTCTCGCTTGCCGGAACGGGCGAAGGGGGTCCAGGATACTCGAGGAATGGAAAGAGTCGAGGATTTCAGAGCAAcgtggaggaggagggggaggagaaGAATGCGGGAAAATTGGCTTCCGGTAAGGAGGCGGAAGGACGAGGCGAAAGGAAGTCAACCGCTTCGTCTTCTCCGGATAAAGATCGGCAATTCTACGCGGAGGAAAATTCCCGGGGTAATTATCGGGCCGGAAACGCGATCGAGGATCCCCGGGGAACGGCGGGGAATCCTCATTTCCGGAACGGAAGTCACCGCGAGGAATCTAACGGATTCAACGAAAACGTTGCCGGGGTTAACGACGGCTCGTATGACAATAATCAGCCTCGAGGAAGACGGTTTGAAGAGCGACGCGTTCGCCAGAGAAACCGGAAGTTCGGGGAGAAGAATTTCGATCGTCAAAGTGACGACAGGGACGATAAAAATCCCGTGGATTTCCAATCTGATAACAAGGAGAATCGAAGAggaggtgaaaatttttattcaggtGGTTTTGCCCGGAACGAAAAGACGGAAATTACCCGTCAAAATATCCGCGCCAATTATCCGCGAGAGAATTCTTCGGACAGGGTTTCGaaaacggagagaaaaaatcatCGGGACGATTATTTACTGGGCGTTGTTCGGGACGATGAGAAGAGCGGAAATTCTAATCAGCAGAGAAGATATGTGCCGATTTTGTAGAATATATAACGAAAGATTTGAAATCGATAGAAAGAAATGgtatttgtataaatatatttgcgGTTGTAGAATTTCTTATTTGCGTATTTTTGTCGAAGCGATATAGCTTGAAATTAGCTGCTTCTTGTTTTTAATCGGAACATTTCCTTCGATCGATATCAATTCTCGTAAAGACTAGGAAATATGTTTGtgaaacaatattcaaaacgAATCTCGCAGTTCActcgatttcaaaatttattcacataattttttacctgtactcaatattaaattcaatatcttgttgatcgttgaaaaatataatattacgaataaaaatatgtggaaaatttaaaaattcaattaaacaCCGCTGGTATCAATCGATTAACAATCGTAGACGATAAAACGATGCTCGTTTATTTACATTCCATAGCTTATCCTGCGTGTCGACGAATCGAGAGTAACATTACGTTTTAACCTTTAATCTCTGCAGATAtgttattaattaaacatttaCAAGATTTTGTCAATGAATAAAAGGTGAGTATGCGAAATTGCAATACTTCAACTAAAAAGTTGAAGCTTTTCATTGGTAACAACACGTGTTTTCGTTCATAAGTAAACAATGTACGCAACAAGTCGGAGAATTTTTGATTCGACACCAGAAAAACCGAgtggaaacaaatttttaaatgaaaaaaaaaaaaaaatcctcaagaAAATATCGATTTCAGGATATTTCTACTCACTCGTGACTCGTCGAGATTTCGTCGTCGGTTGATTCTCGTTCCAAACAGAAGCTGCCGACCGATGAGACGATGCTGCGAATGGGAAGATCCTAggagaaaacttttcacacCAAAAATGCTGCAGCCGAAAAGACCGCTGGACTTGGAGACTTGGTCGGTggataaatattgtaaaaatcgaCCGACTTGGGCACCGCCGCCGAAATTTCACGTCGAACTTCTCCGCCGAAGGTTTAAATACACGCCGATCATCGACTTCGTAAAAATCGCCGAAAGGCTCACCGaattttggagaaaaaaatttcctcgcTGATAGGATAATTCTAAAGCTATCCATTCAGCGAATATTGATCCCAACTTTACCAACCTCGAATCGGCTTGTTGTTAATCGATTTAAATGTCAAACCCCACTCACACCGGCAAGAAACTCGTCGCACAAACTGTCGCACCTTCACACTTTCGCATCTCCGATACGCTCAACTCGGAAGACGAAATTCGACTGAAGAAATGTTTTGAATTGCGTACCGAGCGTTGACACCCGGTGTTATTGTTTCTCGCAGAGTCGAAACGAGCCTTTCATCGATCTGTTATGATCAGATTTCAAACGGAGAAACGCTCTCGGCATAGCCGGATTTTTCTAAACCGATGTTTGGCCGTTTTAAACCGTTATCAAAAAGCGTTCGGAAGcttgaaaatattctaaaatgatgtataaatttttttaatacaacaAATATACACCGATGGCTGTTATTTTTAAGCAGTTTATTTTCGTGGTTCTTCTTTATCACCGGAAATCTATACTTTTCAACACTAGAACGTTaactttactttttattttttgttgttttcacCTATTTCGGCAACggggattgaaaaaattcaccaatcTTGTGAATTCTATTTCTCGGGTAAATCGTATCGTTAAGTTctcattttcttcgttttttaacAAAGAATCACATTGACCGAAAAACTTTTTGCTTATGTTCCACgaaagtggtaaaaaaaaaaaattgatgcgtTCTAAGTCCAAAACGTAAAATTCAGCCAACCTTCAAAAAAGTTCTTCTCTGCTTCAACAATGAGTTCtaaaactcaaaaaaaaaaaatatctagttATTATTTAAGGATCACAGAATAAATTCTCACAGTTTTCTTTaccaaaattgattgtttgaatattgtaaaacatGCGCGAAGTTACggtgaaacggaaaaaaaactaCCAAAGTCTATTCCTGAACTCTACAAAGAGTTTGAAAAGTGTCCGGGGTAAAATTCCCCCCCTGGGTGttttttcaccccccccccccccccccgcatTCGTTCCGGGGTTAAATCATCCAATCACGAGATTGCAGTCAAACGCACCGAGTATTTATCAAAACGTTATAATTTCCCAAGCTAAATTAACGAAGTATTTTCGGCTAACGATATTCCTCGCGATTAAGGAGATAGAGATTTTCGCTTCCCTGGGCGAAATGTTTTATCCTGAAAACTGGTCCACAGCTCATCAGCATTCCTTTCATGGATCGAATAGAGCACGTTTCAACGCTGAAGCTTGCCATGCGGCCGTCATTAATCAAGATCATCTTCTGAAATATAATGGTCCAGCGTGTTTGAATCAGAGACGAGTGACGAGTGATGCTGTTGCGCTCTGCTCGCACTCTTCCGACTAATAATCAATTAGCCTTCGCCAGTTTGCCAATACACGATTGTTGCTCAATGGTTATATCGATCGAGATGTCTATAATTTTGCCTCAAATTCGGCGTTGAGCTTGTAGTAAGGATTCGTTTTCGCTTCTTTTCCTTCGTTATACAATTTTTCGGACTTCCACTTCGACGATGTTCGAACCAAATCGCTACGTTgtaggtagaaaaaaaaaaaaattgtgaagaaaaataaaaaaataacgccTGTCACGTAGTATTAATCATTTGTTGTACTTTTCTACACAAGCGTCATTGGCTCGGTCTTGACCTTATTTACACCGTAGCACCGAGTTGCACATATACACACAAATAAACATGCTAATGACACCTTCCCACATTTGCAACAATTGTCATATTCAACCGTCTTAGACTCGGAATGaagaatgattaatttttacacaaactcTTCCCAAATTCGTCGCTCTCGGCATAATTGAgccaagaaaaattttcgcaaggTGTTTAGAAACGCGTCTTTCTGCGAGCCTCCGAGTGACCCGTCAAAAATTAAGTTTTATCCAAATtgagaggagaagaaaaaaaattaataaaaacgtttcaaaaaaaagaagcacgAGGATCCTTCTCAGAGTTACATAAATTTgtcgttattttcttttctttttttttcgtgacgCCATAAAAAGCGGAACGGCTTAAAAATCGATCCGTTTTGTTCCAATTCCTTCAAAGTCGCGTTTGCGTTCTTTCCgtttccctttttcttttttttttttttgctctctcATCCCACACTAGTTTCAAGATTTCAATAACAGAGACGGATGGTTTGGAAGGCGGGCATGTAACATCGATCGAAATAATGGCGTTACACTTACTTAACACCGACGTGCGTGTTTCATAATCGCTAAACGAGCATCGTACAAACGCGTGATATTATTGCCTTATGCCTTGGGGCTGACAACGCGTTGCAAATGTATGCGCCGCTTATTTTCCTCGCGGTGTTTTACGGGCGTTAAAAAATGAACCGACGAAAACCGATCCTTACAACAATTCATCATTCACGCTGTGAATTCGgatcgtcaattttttaataatactTGTGTAAAACGACGAGGAAACAGCTGCAGAGATTTCGTCTCGTTCGAAGATATAATAAATGGAGTCGTAAAGATCCTTGGAGTGACAGAGGAGTggatgaggatgaagttagtaacgttactgtaaagACGcatgtttaagaaaaaatcgcTACTTTACATATTGTAtagtttaattttgaaaagttagtTCTTTGAaagtcatttttaaattcactaATAATGTTGATTTGTTAGTCTGAGGTTTCGTTACATTTACGTTAATAACTTCAGCCTGATAGGAGTGGCTAGAATTGAGCTTGCAGAGGACGATATGATTGCCACGTTTGATGGAAATTCTCAGTTTTTTCGTAcactaagagaaatttttagtaccggttaccgctcagtcctcaactattttcattttttaccacaatcgaaaaacatagttctaggtagaaaatgaaaattagttttctagctgttacaaAAAAGTCTAGTAttcgttgctattctttctcattacgaacACTGTTGCCATATTTATTTgcaactgttgcaaaaatttaatgctcgtgcaagaataaattgacgttaaagccttgcttaactaaaaaagtagattaaacctcacaaattgattttgcgttgcaattaccaaaaaaggatcgacaatggcgcaaaatgtttacgcgtacctcgtttttcgtaattccaacaatattcgaacagtttttttttttttttttttttttttttaacgatacatgttttactcaatttttctaattactgtaacaaatgaaatttttctcaacagaGAAAGCGTCAAACGCGTATTTTCTACCCGGCAAATCAGCTTCGACGAAAGTAAGAAGGAATGAATTAATCACTCTGACTTTGTTTGACTCTCAGAGGTGATCGCGAGATGCTGAGAATGGAAGATCAAAAGAGAATTTCTCTCGTCTATGAAGTAGATGAGAGAAAATTCCCGTCCACTTTTCAGGCGTAAATTTTCCCTCGCATAACAGGAATTTAAGATCGAATCCGTTCCATCGTACTAAACGAGGAGGAGGAACCTTGAAATTACATCAGGCGTCTTAGCGTAAGTCAGGCATCGGTTTGCAGTCTGACGAAGATGAGCCATCGGCGGCGCGTTACGCCATCGCGTATTGCCGAATACAGATCACTTTCGCCGGTAAGCGATACGCGTATGGAGATGCCTAATGAAGCCCGAAAATGGGAGCAGCGAGAAAAAGACAACAAAGTAGACGAGGAcgatgagaagaagaagagtaaaaagcaaaaaaaaaaaaagcatcagAACTGTAATGGTGGGGTACACCATCCGCCAAATCGCACCGCCGAAGAAACGCCGCCAAAACGCAGCTGCGGTTCTCCGCTATATAAGTCGAGACTTTTTCACAAACCGCATCAGAAGCCCAACAAGCTCTTCATCCGGCAGTTCTTTCCATTCGACATCGAGTTTCGAACTGCTAAAATGGCTCTCAGGTTCACCTTCGTGATTCTCGGCTTCGTCGCCCTTGCCAAGGTCAGATTTCATCCTCCTTCGACAAAACGTCCTTCCGACTTTTTCCCCAACTTTACCACCGCAATTCTCCTTGTGTGATCGAATAGTCACGTCTTCGAGAGCTTCTTCGCGTCACTTGTAAATCGCTTTCGGAGTGAACATTAAGTCCTCCGCTTTAAGGAGTAGTGATAAACTGTCTTCAAGAACAGTTCTCTAAAATCTTTGTATTACACAGGCGCAGGAGGGATATCCTAGAGAAAATCCAGCTGATCGTTTCGGATACAACTACAACGGCGACGACGAGGGATCAGTTTCCGGTGGTGAAATACCCGGAGAACCAGGCAAGGACTATCCAGTGTTGGCCGAGGTACCGGAAACGCGTTTCGCCTGCGACCAGCAACAGTTCCCGGGCTACTACGCCGACCCTGAAGCCCAGTGCCAGGTGTTCCACATTTGCCAGTCAGGTGGACGCAAGGACTCCT
It includes:
- the LOC124222711 gene encoding uncharacterized protein, translating into MELCMLFGLCLYLVATALESDAKSPDSRFDENSDSHGQDSAFFEAQSGLEDEEISEKARRPGLVDPEVADQLEGNGWLDVIPGTPGKDYPNYDGIPETSFTCRGKTPGGYYADIEARCQVFHVCNTDGQKSSFICPSGSIFNQKYFVCDWWYDFECDDATDLYSLNEKVNRGGTGSGPGGPGRTSEEVIEPLNLQEGNFVADGFDLSLAGTGEGGPGYSRNGKSRGFQSNVEEEGEEKNAGKLASGKEAEGRGERKSTASSSPDKDRQFYAEENSRGNYRAGNAIEDPRGTAGNPHFRNGSHREESNGFNENVAGVNDGSYDNNQPRGRRFEERRVRQRNRKFGEKNFDRQSDDRDDKNPVDFQSDNKENRRGGENFYSGGFARNEKTEITRQNIRANYPRENSSDRVSKTERKNHRDDYLLGVVRDDEKSGNSNQQRRYVPIL
- the LOC138191274 gene encoding uncharacterized protein; its protein translation is MEMPNEARKWEQREKDNKVDEDDEKKKSKKQKKKKHQNCNGGVHHPPNRTAEETPPKRSCGSPLYKSRLFHKPHQKPNKLFIRQFFPFDIEFRTAKMALRFTFVILGFVALAKAQEGYPRENPADRFGYNYNGDDEGSVSGGEIPGEPGKDYPVLAEVPETRFACDQQQFPGYYADPEAQCQVFHICQSGGRKDSFLCPNGTIFSQEKLVCDWWYNFDCAQAQSLYSINEAIVRAMEEADRLAAEKKAAEGYRYSSPSSDGLRTEQQKQPQGPSSDFDSVVVEAARTAANRAQVPQAQRPVYDRPEVLRRQPTQAYTESSQITGAIFEPQPNAPRDTGALVREPSSKYLPAQFQAGQY